The DNA segment CCGGGCCGATCCGGCCCGACCTGCTTTTTGCGGTGGCGCAAGACAATGCCCTCGCCCTTCCGCTTACGCGCCACCTGTTCGGATTGATACAACGTGACGTGGAAACACTGGCGATTCCGCCCGGCTTCCATATTGGCGTGAACATCACCGCTGAACATCTGGCCAGCACGGACATGATTGCCGACGTACAACGGTTGCAGCAAGGACTGCGGGACAAAGCACCGCGACTGGTGCTGGAGATTACCGAGCGCAAGGTTGTGCCGGATACTGACGTTGTGCTGAAGAACATGCAGGCACTGCGCGCGGCCGGCGTGCAATTCGCCATTGACGACTTTGGCACGGGGCATAGCTCGCTGGCATACCTGGAGAGATTCACGGTTGACTACATCAAGATCGATCGGGGCTTTGTCTCGGTGATCGATACCGATGCGGTCAACGCGCCGGTGCTGGAGCTGATCATCTCGCTGGGCGCACGGCTTGCGGTCACGCTGATCGCGGAAGGGATCGAGACGCAGACGCAAGCGGCTTACCTGCGCGGAAAAGGCGTGAAGTATGCGCAGGGATTCCTGTTTGCCAAGCCGATGGCTGCGGCTGCGCTAGGGACCTGGCTGGCGAGCCAGCCTTTGCAGGAGGCGGCAGGCAGTTGAGCTCGATGCGCCGCCCGCCAACACCCCAATGAAACGGCTTATATCACTGGAGCAATCTTTCTAATTCACTTTCCCCCGCGCACCGGCGAAAGTGGTGTCTGCAGGAATCCCGCTCGCCAATGCGCGATGCCAACAGACCAAAAGGGCGTGAAGATGAAACTGACCGCCGCTTGCATTTGCGCCGCCGCCCTGTCGATGGCCAGCGTCGCCCACTCGCAGCCAGCCGCCTCGCCCTCCAGTGGTGCCCCCGTTCCGGTGTCCGTCGACAACTTCGTCCGCGCGGAGAGCGACATGTACTTCGCCGGGCTGGCCAAGCAAGGCGGCGTGGGCAAGCTGCTGCATCGGCGCGAGCCCGCATCGATCGATCACCAGACCGTGATCCGCCTGAATCGCGACACGCTCTATACCTCCGGCATCTTCGACCTCGAAGCCGGCCCGGTGACGATCACCATGCCCGACCCGGGCAAGCGCTTCATGGCGCTGCAGGTTATCAATGAAGACCACTACGTGCCAGATGTGTTCTACGGCGCGGGCGCCCATACGCTCACCCGGGAGAACGTCGGCACCCGTTACGTGGCCGTCGCGGTGCGCACCCTGGTCAACCCGAACAGCCCGGACGACATCAAGCAGGTCCACGCCTTGCAGGACGCCATCAAGGTCAGCCAGAAGGGGCCCGGAAAGCTCGAAATCCCCAACTGGGATCCGGTCAGCCAGAAGAAGATCCGCGATGCCCTGCTGGTGCTGTCCTCGACACTGCCCGACTTCAAGAAGGCATTCGGCACCCAGGCGGAGGTCGATCCCGTGCGCCACCTGATCGGCTCCGCATCGGCCTGGGGCGGCAACCCGGACAAGGATGCCACCTACCTCAACATCACGCCGGCGAAGAACGACGGCAAGACCGTCTATCGGCTCAACGTCAAGGATGTGCCGGTGGATGCCTTCTGGTCCGTGAGCGTCTACAACGCCGAGGGCTATTTCCAGAAGAACCCGGGCAACGCGTACACACTCAACAACCTCACGGCAGAGAAGGCCGGCGACGGATCGATCACGATGCAGTTCGGTGGCTGTGAAGCGCAGGCAGCCAACTGCCTGCCGATCGTCCCGGGCTGGAACTACACTGTGCGGCTGTACCGCCCGCGCGCGGAGATACTGAGCGGCGCCTGGACATTCCCGCAGCCTCAGCCGGTCAATTGATCGACCCTCCCACAAACGATCAGGCGGCTAGCATGATCCCGCGTCCTCCTTGGCCCCGCGTGGGAGGGACCTGACGACAGAGGCCGAACCATGCCCAGGCACAACCCAGCGCTGCATCGTACCCAGAAGGCCCCCATGACACCGGGGCAGCGGCGGCTTATCATCGTCAGCGCGATGCTGCTGCTGGCCGCGCTGGGCTGGGCGCTGACGATCGTGCTCAGGCCCGCCATCCAGCGCACGATCGTCATCACCACCGGAGCGGACAAGGGCATCTATCGCGGCTTTGCCGAGCGCTATGCCCCCATCCTGAAGCGCGACGGCATCAAACTGGATATCCGCGGCTCGTCCGGGTCGATCGAGAACTATGAGCGATTGAAGAATCCGGACAGCGAATACGAAGCAGGCTTCATCCAATCGGGCACCGCCACGCCGCAGGAAACAGACGGCCTGCAAACCATCGCCGCGGTCTCCTATGAGCCGATCTGGGTGTTTTACCGGGGCGAGGCCACCGTGGACCGGCTGGCACAGCTGCGCGGCAAGCGGGTCGCCATCGGCGTTCCCGGCAGTGGCCTGCTCAACGTCGCCCGGGTATTGCTCACATACAGCGGCATCACGGCCAGCAATACCGAGCTGCTGGAAATGAATGCCATGAAGGCCTATCAAGGTCTCGAAGAGGGCCAGCTGGATGCGGCCTTCTTTATCGGCAGGCCTGATGCCGAGATGCAGCAAACGTTGCTGAACAGCAATCTGAAACTGATGAGTTCTGCCCAGGCCGATGCCCTCGTGCAGAAATTCCCGTCGCTGTCCAAGATTGTCTTTCCGCGCGCCTCCACCAGTATCGTCAACGATCTTCCGCAGGCCGATGTCACGCTGCTTGCTGCCACGGCCCTGCTCGTCTCCAAGGACACCCTGCACCCCGCCCTGGTCTACCTGCTGCTGGAAGCCGCCAGATCCGTCCACGGCGGCGATGATTACTTCACGCCGCTCGGCACGTTTCCCAACCTGAATACCAGTGAGTTTCCCGTTTCCGACGAAAGCACGCGCTACTTCAAATCGGGGCGTCCCTTCCTGCAGCGCTACCTTCCGTTCTGGCTTGCCAGCTTTATCGAGCGGCGCTTGCTGATCCTGCTCCCCTTCATGGCCTTGCTGCTCGGCTTGCTGCAGGCATTGCCGCGCATGGCGCGAGCGCGGATAAAAAACCGGCTGGTGGTCTGGTACCGGGAGATCAAGGCGCTCGAGGATGAAATATGGATGAACACGCAGCCAACCCCCGACCAGATTGCGCAATGGCGCGATGAGATCGAGAACATCGATGCGCATGCCAGCCGGATACGGATTCCGGAGCGCTATTTTGAGGATGTCTACGCGCTCAAGCAGGCGATCGGCGTCGTGCGGGACCGGATTGCCCAGGCGGCGGCGAAAGTGAAAGCGTAGCTGCGGATACGCCGGCGCGTCCTTTGGAGCCGCCTCGGACAGCGCTGTCTTGCCGACGGCGGGCTGGATTGTTCGTCCGTGGAATTCCGGATGTGCACCTTTGCCGGCGCGCAGCCTGGCCGAACTCGGCGGACTGAACCTGATGGCTGCCGCGGCTTCCATCAAGTGCGCCATCATCTCGGTTGAACAAGCCGCGGAGAGCATCGGGCAAGCCGGTATCCGCGTCGGTTGGATGGCCGCACAAGGCAATGCGGATCGCGTCACAGACGCAAGGCACGACGCGATCCAGGCGTTGCTACGGCCTCAGCCCCGGCGTACCGCGGTCACCTTGCCGTCCTTGACGTCCAGCGTGCGGCGCTGCGGGTTGTAGTCCATGGTGCCTGGCATCTGCTGGCCTTCCCGCTTACCAAATCGCCAGGCGCAGCCGTTGAGCAAGGCGACGGCATTGGCCTCGCTCTTGCCGATCAGGGCTTCGTCCCCAAGCTTGTCCGCCTGGCAACCCTCCGGCGTGCCGCGGCCGCCCTGCGGGCCCGGGTCGGGCACCGCACTGGCGGGGGGCCGGGCGGCGCATCCCGCCATGAGCGTTGCGAACACGATCGCGCCCGCCGAGACATGCCGGGCCCATGTGCTTTGCTGTTTTGGCATTCGATTCCCTGATGGTGAGGTGGAAAAAGCCAAGTTTAGAGCAGAAAGGCGCCGCCAGAGCGCCTTGGTGCGCATGCGTTAACACGGCCTCAACACAGCCTCAACCGTCATGAACTGCCCTAGGCTTCGCCTTAGCTTGTCTTCTTCGCAGCATCTTGCGCCTGCGCCCACAAGCGCTCCTCCTGGGCCCGCAGCTCGGGCGTGAGCTCGGCACCAAAATCGTCGAGTTCGAACAGCGGACGAATCTCGATCTCGGAATCGCTCTGCATGGGGTTGGGGCAGCGCTTGACCCATTCGACGGCCTCGTCCATGGACTTGACTTGCCACAGCCAGAACCCGGCGACCACCTCCTTGGTCTCTGCGAACGGTCCGTCGATCACGGACCGCTGGCTGCCAGAAAATCGCACCCGCTTGCCTTTGGCGCTCGGGTGCAGGCCCTCGCCCGCGAGCATCACACCGGCCTTGACGAGTTCTTCATTGAAGTTGCCCATTGCGGTAAGCAGCTCCGTGCTGGGCATCTCGCCAGCTTCTGATTCTTTCGTTGCCTTCACCATCACCATGACACGCATCGTCGCTCTCCTTGAGTGGATTGAGGGTGCCGCACGTCCCGAGCCCGGATCAGGATTGACGGGCGGCACTGATACTACGACGAATCGGGATACCGGAAATCGACACCGCCACCAAAGTATCTGGCGGCAAGCCTGCCCGGCCCGACTCGACCCAACGTGGCCTGAATTGGCCTGATGCGGCCGCGAGACGCGACAATCACATCCGATCGGTTTTTTTAAGCCTCGCTTAAGACTCGGCCCGTAGACTGCGATCACACAAGACAACCCGGACCCCGGATAGGAGCTGCCATGACCCCCCAAGAGATGCAAGCGCTGGAAGGCTTCCTGACCCAACTCACGCAGGCCAGGGCTGGCGCCAAGGACCCCCAGGCGGACGCCCTCATCGCCGACGCGGTTGCCAGGCAGCCGGATGCTGCCTACCTGCTGGTCCAGCGCGCCATGATGCTTGACCATGCCCTGGCGACGGCAAAGGCGCAGATCGCCACATTGCAGAGCCAGTTGCAGATGGCGCAGGCCAACGGCGCCAATCGCTTCCTCGACCCGGAGAACGCCTGGGGCAATAGTGCCAACCGCGTGGCACCCAGCCCCGTCATGCCGCCGCCGATGGCCGCGCCCGTGGCAGTGCCGCAGGCCGTCCAGGCACCCCAGCCTGCGCCCGTGCAGCCATCCCGGCCCGGCTTCCTGAGTGGTGGCCTGGGTGGCGCGCTGGGTGGCATTGCCACGACGGCAGCCGGCGTGGCCGGCGGCGCGCTCCTGTTCCAAGGCATCGAGAACATGTTCCATCGCAACGGCAATGGCAACGGCGCAAGCGGCTTTCTGGGACAGCCAGGCGCGGGGGCGCAGCCAACGGAGACGGTCGTCAACAACTACTACGGCAATGACGACCGCTCGCCACTGGGCTCGCCGGATGCGGCACTGGACAGCGGCCTTCTGGATGACGCATCGGGCAACGACGACTTCCTGAGCGACGACACCTGGAACGCCTAGCGCGTTGGGGGGCTTGCCAGGCGTGCATGGCAGCGGCCTGGCAGCCCCCACCGCTCTGATTGCACTGCGGCACCCCGGGTGGAGAGGGCACCGGCAACGGCGATACACTCTTGCACTACGCGCTCGCCCTGGGAACCCGATCCATGCCGCAACCTCGCTCGCTCTATCCCGCCATCGAACCCTATGAAACCGGCATGCTCGATGTCGGCGACGGCCACGTGGTCTACTACGAACGCGTCGGCACACCCGGCGCCAAGCCGGCCGTCTTCCTGCATGGCGGCCCCGGTGGCGGCATCTCGGCCGACCACCGCCGCCTGTTCGATCCGGCGCGCTACGACGTCATGCTGTTCGACCAGCGCGGCTGTGGCCGCTCCACGCCCCACGCGGGCCTGGAGGCCAATACCACGTGGCACCTGGTGGACGACATCGAGCGCCTGCGCAAGCTCGCCAACGTAGAGCGCTGGCTGGTCTTTGGCGGCTCCTGGGGCTCCACGCTGGCGCTGGCCTATGCGCAAAAACACCCCGAGCGGACCAGCGAACTGGTGCTGCGCGGGATCTATACCGCCACCCGGGCGGAACTGGATTGGTACTACCAGTACGGCGTATCCGAGGTGTTCCCCGAGAAATGGGCCCGCTTCCAGGCGCCCATCCCGCCAGCCGAACGCGGCGACATGATGGCCGCCTACCGCAAGGTGCTGACCGGCAGCGATACGGCAAAGCAACTGGAGGCCGCCCGCGCATGGAGCGTATGGGAAGGCGAAACCATCACCCTGCTGCCCGACCCGGCTAACACCGCCAAGCATGACGACGGCCATTTCGCGCTGGCGTTCGCGCGGCTGGAGAACCACTACTTCACGCATCTCGCCTGGCTGGAAGACGGCCAGTTGCTGCGCGACGCGCATCGCCTTGCCGGCATCCCCGGCGTGATCGTGCACGGGCGCTACGACATGCCCTGCCCGGCCCGCTACGCCTACGCGCTGCACCAGGCATGGCCAGGCTCGGATCTGCACCTGATTGAAGGCGCGGGGCATGCCTGGACCGAGCCCGGCATCATGGATCAGTTGATTGCTGCTACCGACCGGTTTGCGGCGGCGCAATGATCGTCCTGGCGCTGCCAGCCCTGGGCGGCACAGCACCGGCGGCGCCGAAGCGGACTTTTGATGGCCGGCGGTTGGGATCTTGAACACCCGTGTCCTAGACTTGAAGACCGCATTGCCACCCCCCGGCTGCGCATTGGCCGGCGGATAGCAAAGCGGCATTCAAGGCTCTCACCGACAGGGTGCACTATGGAATTCCTGAACTCCGGCAAAGTCCTCCCCGCAGGGCTGCCATTCTCCGAGGCGGTGCGCGTTGGCGATATGCTCTACCTCTCCGGGCAGATGGGCATCGTCCACGGCAGCACGCGCCTGGTGCCCGGCGGCATCCGCGAAGAAGCCAAGCAGGCGCTGATGAACATCCGCATCACGCTGGAAGCACACGGCCTGTCGCTCAAGCACGTCGCCAAATGCACCATCTTTCTGGCCGACATCAGCGAGTGGCAGGTGTTCAACGAGGTCTACAAGGAGTTCTTCCAGGCGCCCTATCCGGCACGCAGTGCGCTTGGGGCGAATGGCTTGGCGCTCGGGGCCAGGGTGGAGGTGGAGTGTATTGCGGTGTTTAGTGGCTGAGTTGAGTTGCTGGGTGGCTGATACAGCGGCTACGAGCGGCCACTCCCCCGCTTGCGGGAGGGTGGCACAACTCGCCCTGCCGCGCTGGCCTAGAGCATGCCTTGCACGCGGTTCAAAGCCTCATCCAGCTGCTGCTTCAACGGGGTTAGGAGGCAGTGCAGACCGTGGCTGTCCTCCACATCGTCGCTATCAAAATCCAGCAGCCTGAGAACAGCACCAAGCCCTGCACTGACGCGCAGCAGGTCGGCGCAGCTATCTTGCGCGATGCTTTGCGCACGGCTACGAAGGTCCTCGAGTTGGTAGGCTAGTTCCTGGACGCTGAGACGAGACTTGCTCGCTTGTAGCCCCGCTGACGCGGGGGGTGTCTCTTGGGGGCGGGGTTTTACTGCTTCTAGCTGCTGGCGCGGCTTTGCGGTGTTGGCCGTTTACACACGTGTGAGATGTCACTTTTCTTTACTCGTAAAGAAAAGTAACCAAGAGAAAGCGATCCTTGCAGGAGGCTGGCTTGTCGGGGTTGCGTAGCCCGGTAGTTTCGTCGTCAGGCCCCGGGTTTTAATAGCCTCATGCCGTTACCGGTTTGCATGGCCACGATCCTGCGGATGGCGCTGGTTTCGTGGTGAGGCTGCTCGGTAGCGGCATCCTTGCTCATTCGCACATCTACCGGTACCGGCTCCGAGCACCGCGATATATCACGCCGTGATGGTTTCGTGGTGAGGTGGGCGCGGTGGAAGAATTCTTCGACCAATCAAGTCGGTGCCACCGCGCCCACGACGAAAACGGGACGCTTGCAACTTCGTGGCCGGTCACCCCGCGAGCGACAGACGGCTTGACATTCGTGGTGGTGGCTACCGGTGGGGGCCACCACGAAACCCTGGGCACTAGCAAGGTCGTGGTGGTCTAAACTGGTAACGGCACGAGTCCATCAGCACCCGGGGCCGTACGACGAAACCATTGGGGTCCCCAATGACGCCACGCCAGCCTCCTGCAAGGATCGCTTTCTCTTGGTTACTTCTCTTTACGAGTAAAGAGAAGTGACATCTCACACGTTCTAAATCGGCCAACACCGCACAGCCGCGACAGCAGCTAGAAGCAGTAAAACCCCGCCCCCAAGAGACACCCCCCGCGTCAGCGGGGCTACAAACCTCGCACGTCAGCAGCTTACTCAACACGCCCCCAAACCCGCATGCCACCCGCCAAGGGCAACACCAAGAATTACCGCACTCTCCTTGCCCTACCCCCGAACAAACTCAAGCAAATCCTGATTGATCAATTCAGGATGGGTAGTACACATGCCATGCGGCAACCCCTTATAAACCTTCAGCGTGCCCTGCTTCACCAGCTCCGCCGACAACAACGCCGAATCCGCAATCGGCACGATCTGGTCATCGTCCCCATGCAGGATCAGCACCGGCACATCGATCTTCTTGAGGTCTTCCGTAAAGTCCGTTTCCGAGAACGCCTTGATGCAATCGTAGTGCGCCTTGATCCCGCCCATCATGCCCTGGCGCCACCAGTTCGCCATGATGCCTTCAGATGGCTTGACCCCCTCGCGGTTGTAGCCGTAGAACGGAAATGGCACGTCCTTGTAGAACTGTGCCCGGTTGGCAGCCAGCTGCCTGCGAAAGCCGTCGAACACCTCCATCGGCAGGCCGCCCGGGTTGGTGGCGCTCTTGACCATGATCGGCGGCACCGCGCCGATCAGCACCGCCTTGGCTACGCGGCCGGCGCCGTGCTGCGCGACGTAGCGTGCCACCTCGCCGCCGCCGGTGGAGTGGCCGATGTGCACGGCGTTTTTCAGGTTCAGATGGGCGGCCAGCGCGGCGACATCCGCGGCGTAGGTGTCCATCTCGTTGCCGGTGTCGGTCTGCGTGGAGCGCCCGTGGCCGCGGCGGTCGTGTGCGATCACCCGGAAGCCCTTGGAGAGGAAGAAGAGCATCTGCGCGTCCCAGTCGTCCGCGCTGAGCGGCCAGCCGTGATGGAACACGATGGGCTGGCCCGTGCCCCAGTCCTTGTAGAAGATGTGCGTGCCGTCCTTGGTCGTGATCTCACTCATGGAATGACCTCCTTGTGGGTTGCTACGGGACTTGCCGGATTACTGCATCGCCTGGAAGAAAGACAGCGTCCGCGCGTTGGCGGCCTTGGCCACGTCGGCGTTGTAGTGCACGCCAGCGTTGCGCGCGAAGGCGTGCATGCAGCCGGGGTATGTGTGGATTTCCACCTTGGGGCGCTCGCGCAGGGCTTCGATGATGGTTGCGCGCGCCTGCGGTGGCACGAACTCGTCGTCTTCGGCGATGTGCATCAACAGCGGCGCTGACAGCTTGCTGGCTTCGGCCAGATGCTGGTCGATGCCAACGCCGTAGTAAGACACCGCGGCATCCGCGTTGGTGCGCACCGCGGTCAGGAACGCCAGCAGGCCGCCAAGGCAATAGCCGACCGTGCCTACGCCGCCGCGCACGCCCGGGGCCTTGCGTGCGGCCTGAATGGTGGCATCGAGGTCTGCCACGCCTTTGTCCACGTCGAACGCGGTGTAGAGCGCCAGCGCCTTTTTCCATTCGGCCTCGGTCTTGTCGGTCAGCTCCACATTGGGTTCTTGCCGCCAGTACAGATCGGGGCAGATGGCAACGAAGCCCTGGCTGGCAAAGTCGTCACACGTCTGCCGCATGTCCGCGTTGATGCCAAAGATCTCCTGGATCACGACGATGGCGGTGCCGCGCGCGTTGGCGGATGGCGTGGCCAGATAGGCGGCAAAGCTGCCGTCGGCCACGTCGATGGTGATGCGCTTGCCCATGGAAAGTCTCCCTTGCATTGGTGTGCCGGACGTACCAACGTACAGTTATAGGCGAAATCGTTGGAGACGACAGACCAAGTTGCGTGCGCCGGGCGACACCGGCTGCCAGCACGCGAAGTTTGCCGGCGCGGTGGTACGCCACGAAGGTGGTGGTAGCATCCATGCCGGCGGATATCTGGTTGCCCATCATGTCCGTGAATTGCCTGGTGCCCAAATGACGGCAAGCAAGAAAATGAACCGTGAGATCACCGACGCAGCCACGCTGCGGGACGCGCTATCAGCGTTGGGGGCCGATGACATCGATCACCACGGCCGCCCCCTGTCTGTGCATCTGATCGGAACCTATGCGCTTCTTGGCGCCTGGGGCAATCCCGACTTCGTTGCACTAGCCGGAGCGTTCCATAGCATCTACGGCACGGAAGAGTTCGCAGCCAAGGCACAGCCGCTTTCGCGCCGCGGGACGATTGCCGGCCTGATAGGGACCGAGGCGGAGAAACTTGCCTACGCCTTCTGCATCGCCGACCGCAGAGCGCTATACAACGTGCCGATCGAGGGCCCCTTTCACATGGTGACGCCAGCGCATGGGCAGCGGGTTGCCATCAGCAGAGGCACCTATGCGGCGCTGTTGGAAATCGAGGTGGCCAATATTGTCGAGCAAGCTGCAAACCAGAAGGGCGTGCCTCAAGCCGTGGTTCAATTCTGGCTGCGCGCATTTGAGTCACGGCGGCTGTTTCTTTCGCGTGGCGCCGTCGCGGCCTATCGGGTGGCACTAGCTGATTACGAGGCTCGTGGGGCGTAGAAAAACCCGCATCAGCCATGGACGTCCCCCGGCACCAATGCACTCCATCGACAAGCCTGCCATGCCAGAGACCCTGAAAATCCGGAAAGCAACCAAGGCAGATGCCCCGGCGCTTTGCTCGGCCGAGCGGACAACGGCCGCCACCCCCGGCCTGCTTGTATCGCAGCCCTATGAGTTCTACGAATCCACATTCGCGCAAAAGATCGAAGTCCTCTCGACAAAAGGCGTCTATCTCGTAGCCGAGGTCAACGGCGAGCCGGTGGGCCACGCACTGCTTGAGCCGTTGGGACTGGAGTCCATTGCGCACGTGTTCACGCTGACGATCGTCGTCTATCCCGGGCACCTTGGCCTAGGGATCGGAACCGCGCTGATGACAGCGTTGCTGGAATGGGCGGATCGCACGCCGGCCGTCGAGAAGATCGAACTGCGGGTGCGTGCATCCAACAACCGGGCTCGCGTTCTCTATGCGCGTTTTGGCTTTGTTCAGGAAGGACGTTTCGAGAAGCGGATACGCCTGCCCGACGGGTCATATCTGGACGATATCTCCATGGCCAGGTTTCCTCAGCCTGGATAAAGTCCGGCCCGGCTGCCCCCCAAAAGCGAAGCCGGATGCACGCAGCTCCAGCCACCTCGCCCGGCACCAGAAGTCGCGTGCGAGCGACTCGACCTGCACCGCCTGCACTTCGCGACACCATCCGGCGTTTCGTCGCACTGACCCGCACACCGAGCTGGCGTCAGCCGAACATGAGCACCATCGCGTTTCCCCTGACAAGACTGGACGCTCCCATGCTCACCGAAATCCTCCACCACACGCCCCGATGGGTCTGGATCCTCCTCGCGGGCCTGGTCGCGCTCGGCCTCTCGCAAACCGTCCCCAGGCGGATGACGCCAGCACGCGCCACGGCGGTGCCCGTGGCCATGGCGGTGGTCTCGCTGGGCGGCGTCATCTCGGCCTTTTCAGCGCAGCCGCTCGCGCTGCTTGGATGGGGAGTTGGCGTTGCTGTCGCGCTGGCGCTGGCCCATGCCATCGGCGCCTGGAGCGGCATTCGCTGGCTGGAGGCCGATCGCCGCCTGCTGGTGCCCGCAAGCTGGGTGCCGCTGGCGTTGATCCTGTGCCTGTTCATCACCCGCTACGGCGTGAGCGTGGCCATGGCGGTAAATCCCGGTTTGCTGTGGCACGGCGGCGTGGCGATGCCGATCGGCTTTATCTATGGCGCCGTTAGCGGTATCTTCCTCTCACGTAGCCTGGTGACCTGGAGGCTGACCCGGCAGGCAATGCCCAACAGCGTGCCGGGCTGATCACTCAGGCCGCTACTGAAACCAGCCACTGAAGCCAGCAACCGCTGCCCCGAACCACGTCCAGGCGTACAGCCATGAATGCACTCGATCAGTTTCAGCTGTTTATCGCTGCTCCGTTGGTACTGGCATTCGCCTTGATCGAGGCCATCGTCTTGTCGCGCCGCCAGCGCATCGAGAGCGCGAATCCGTTGCGCATCGAGTTCACGCAGTGGGTGCATCTGTTGCGCGACCTGGCCGGGGCGCGCAGCTTGCGCGCGTTCCTTGGGTACTTGTTCATGCCGCCGGGCTGGACACCGCATGGCGAGGGCAGTACCACGGCGAAACCGCGCGCGCGGCGCCCGCAGGCTGAGATGCCGCAAGGCGCTGCCGGTGGCTGACATCCGGCCACGGCGCATCATGCGCTATCCCGCCAGGGAACTGGCCTGGCTGTTTCGCGAACTGCGGATTGGCGTGCCCGTGGCGTTCGGCTCCGCCGCCTTCTTCTCCGTCGTATTCCGCGAACCGTTTGGCATGAACCTGGCCTATGCCCTGTGCATCACGATGATGATTCAGGCGCTGGTGAAGCTGGGCCGCTATGGCCTCACGCGCCGGCTGCCCGATGCCTCGCCGGGCGCTCCCACCACGCCGCGGCGCTGGCCGGACTGGAAATGGATGTTTCCGTGGATCGTCGTATCTGGCGTAGCGGGCTATTTTGGCGGGCATGCGATTGCCAACATGCTCACCGGCAGCCATGGCTCGCCGTTGGATCTGATGCGCAATCCGCGCGCCCTGCTGCTGAGCATGACGGTGGCGCTGGTGCTGGCGCTCGGCATCTCTTACTTCCACTATGCGCGCGGGCGCATGGCGGCTGCGGAGGCGCGGGCGCAGGCGGCCATGCGCAGCGCCGCGGAGAACCAGCTGCGCTTGCTGGAGTCGCAGCTGGAGCCGCACATGCTGTTCAATACGCTGGGCAACCTGCGCGTGATGATCGGGCAGGACCCGCAGCGCGCGCAGGAGATGCTGAACCAGGTGATCTCGTTCTTGCGCGCCACGCTGCAGGCGTCGCGCTCCGGCTCGCATCCGCTGTCATGCGAGTTCGATCGCATCGCCGACTACCTGGCGTTGATGCAGGTGCGCATGGGTGCGCGGCTGCAGGTCGAGCTCGACCTGCCCGCCACCCTGGCCAACCTGCCTGTGCCGCCGCTGCTGCTGCAACCACTGGTTGAGAACGCCATCAAGCACGGGCTGGAGCCCATCGTCGCGGGCGGCTGGATCAAGGTGACGGCCCGCCGCGAAGGCGGCACGCTGGTGCTCGCCGTGCGCGACACCGGCGTGGGCTTGAGCGACCTGCCGCCCGGCTCGGATTGCTTTGGCACATCGCAGGTGCACGAACGGCTCGCCCAGCTCTATGGCAAAGCCGCGAGCTTCCAGCTGCTGGGTGCCGACGATGGCGACGGCGGCACGCTGGCCATCGTGCGCCTTCCGCTATCCTGATTGAATGCCGCCCACCCTGCCCGATATCGCCTCCATGCAAACGACTGCCCTGATCGCCGAAGATGAAGCGCTGCTGGCCGCGGACCTCCAGGCTGAGCTGGCCCGCTTGTGGCCGGCGCTGAGCATCGTCGCAACCGTAGGCGACGGCGAGGCCGCTGTGGCGCAGGCGCTCGCGCTGCAGCCCGATCTGCTGTTCCTGGATATCCGCATGCCGGGCATGAGCGGGCTGGAGGCGGCGCAGACCCTGGCCGAGGACTGGCCCGACTCAGCCAAGCCATTCCCGCTGATCGTCTTCGTGACGGCCTACGACACATA comes from the Cupriavidus basilensis genome and includes:
- a CDS encoding GNAT family N-acetyltransferase, producing the protein MPETLKIRKATKADAPALCSAERTTAATPGLLVSQPYEFYESTFAQKIEVLSTKGVYLVAEVNGEPVGHALLEPLGLESIAHVFTLTIVVYPGHLGLGIGTALMTALLEWADRTPAVEKIELRVRASNNRARVLYARFGFVQEGRFEKRIRLPDGSYLDDISMARFPQPG
- a CDS encoding dienelactone hydrolase family protein; this encodes MGKRITIDVADGSFAAYLATPSANARGTAIVVIQEIFGINADMRQTCDDFASQGFVAICPDLYWRQEPNVELTDKTEAEWKKALALYTAFDVDKGVADLDATIQAARKAPGVRGGVGTVGYCLGGLLAFLTAVRTNADAAVSYYGVGIDQHLAEASKLSAPLLMHIAEDDEFVPPQARATIIEALRERPKVEIHTYPGCMHAFARNAGVHYNADVAKAANARTLSFFQAMQ
- a CDS encoding DUF6622 family protein; this translates as MLTEILHHTPRWVWILLAGLVALGLSQTVPRRMTPARATAVPVAMAVVSLGGVISAFSAQPLALLGWGVGVAVALALAHAIGAWSGIRWLEADRRLLVPASWVPLALILCLFITRYGVSVAMAVNPGLLWHGGVAMPIGFIYGAVSGIFLSRSLVTWRLTRQAMPNSVPG
- a CDS encoding DUF6817 domain-containing protein; translation: MRAPGDTGCQHAKFAGAVVRHEGGGSIHAGGYLVAHHVRELPGAQMTASKKMNREITDAATLRDALSALGADDIDHHGRPLSVHLIGTYALLGAWGNPDFVALAGAFHSIYGTEEFAAKAQPLSRRGTIAGLIGTEAEKLAYAFCIADRRALYNVPIEGPFHMVTPAHGQRVAISRGTYAALLEIEVANIVEQAANQKGVPQAVVQFWLRAFESRRLFLSRGAVAAYRVALADYEARGA
- a CDS encoding sensor histidine kinase; translated protein: MADIRPRRIMRYPARELAWLFRELRIGVPVAFGSAAFFSVVFREPFGMNLAYALCITMMIQALVKLGRYGLTRRLPDASPGAPTTPRRWPDWKWMFPWIVVSGVAGYFGGHAIANMLTGSHGSPLDLMRNPRALLLSMTVALVLALGISYFHYARGRMAAAEARAQAAMRSAAENQLRLLESQLEPHMLFNTLGNLRVMIGQDPQRAQEMLNQVISFLRATLQASRSGSHPLSCEFDRIADYLALMQVRMGARLQVELDLPATLANLPVPPLLLQPLVENAIKHGLEPIVAGGWIKVTARREGGTLVLAVRDTGVGLSDLPPGSDCFGTSQVHERLAQLYGKAASFQLLGADDGDGGTLAIVRLPLS